The Sulfolobus islandicus Y.N.15.51 sequence TGTTCATAATCAAGGTATAATTCTCAATTATGCTTCCATTTATGAGAAGTCGTGGAGGAAATAGGGAATAGTTATAGATTGTAAAGACCTTATTATAAATTATGCTTCCATTAGTATTATAGATTGTAAAGTTATAGGTTAAAGGAGATAGCGATAATATAGTATAATTGTATGTATATAAATATAAAGCATTATTATAAATTATTTGAACGTTATAAGAGAAGGATTGGTGAGGAGAAAGGGGCATTGAAATTAATAATATAAGAAATATGAATGCTAATTGATAGACCATACATTAATAACTCTCTTTTAACTTTATAAAACCTATGAGTGATGAATGGATTAAGATATTTGAATCTGATTTTTACGTTCGTGAGATGATAAAGGTATGGGACGAGGGAGAAAAGTGGGCTAATTGGATAGATGAAGTAGTAAATAAGTACAAGTTAGAAAAGAAGGTTCTTGATGTGCCTTGTGGAATTGGTAGAGTTTCGTATTTTCTCGCAAATAGGGGTTATAAGGTTACTGGAATAGATATTTCAGAAAGAATGATATCGATGGCTAGAGCTAATATTCAAAACGGAAAATTCATAGTAGGAGACATGAGGAAAATAAAGGAAATAATTGGTAACGAAAAATATGATCTTGTGATAAATATCTATAATAGTTTAGGATATTATTCTGAAGAAGACGACCTAAAAATTTTAGAATCGTTGAGAAATAGCACTAGGAAAATATTAGTAATTAACCTAGATAATAGAGATTATATAATATATAATAGACCCAATGAATATTACACTTATATACCACCATATTTAGTTTACTCTAAAGTGGACTTTGAACAAGAAACTTCAAGGTTGTTGATATATAGAAAATATTACATAAATGACAAGGAAGTAGGAGAGATAACCTACAAGCAAAGATTATATAGTATTCATGAGATTTTAGCTCTACTCAAAAAGGCTGGATTACAGCCAGTAGAAGTGCTATCAGGATATTCTTGGAAGAAATTCAGCATAATGGATCCAGAAATGACAATAATAGCTACGCCAGCTTAGATAACTTACTTCCTTAAAAGACTAAGATTTCAGTTGCAATTCCCTTTCTTGTTTCAAAATCTTCAACTAACTACAGGAACCATTCAAAGTATTTTTGTTTCCGCTTAACCTACACGGTTACAACTGAAAGCCTTACCTTTAGGGCAGGAAAAATCAGATGCGTATAATGAAAATAACTCTTTAGGTTATCTTCATCAGATAATAGGGATAATGAAATCTCGGAAATGAATAAGGAAAACCGAAGATATGCAACTTTCCCATTACTTGAATTTACTTCGGTTAAATGCTAAATGATCTTAAGGCATATACAACATTTCTAAAAGAAATAAGACAAAAAGAGTTTAAGGCAAAGATGAATCCCTCAAAACTTTTTAAAAGATAACTTGTGAAGTTTCCCTCAAGCTTCTTGAGCCCCTTTAAAATGCGAGATAGCACATAGTAAGGAGAAGTTAGATTAGCTTAGAGGTTTAATTGCAATTTAATCTGTAGTCACTATAAAGCCTTTCATTAATTTTTATTAATTTACTTACTAATTTAAGCATTATATTCAAATCACTTCGTAATATTTTGGAATCTATCCCTTGAACTCATTACCGAAATTATTTAATTGCTTTAGATTCACATTCATTTTATTATATAATCGACTCCAAAATCCTATAACTTATACTTTTAAAATAAGCTTATATTCCAGTAACTCTATATTTTATATGAGTAAAAATGAGGAGAACACTTAAAGCAGCAATTTTAGGGTCAACAGGGTTAGTTGGAATAGAATACGTTAGAATGCTAGCGAATCATCCATATATCAAAGTGGGATATCTGGCCGGAAAAGGTTCGGTAGGTAAACCGTATGAAGAAGTTGTAAGATGGCAAACTGTAGGTCAAGTTCCAAAGGAAATAACTGACATGGAAGTAAAACCAACTGACCCGAAATTAATGGATGATGTAGATATTATATTCTCACCCTTACCGCAAGGTGCTGCTGGCCCAGTTGAAGAGGAATTCGCAAAGCACGGGTTCCCAGTAATTAGTAATTCTCCAGACCATAGATTTGATCCTGACGTACCATTGTTGATACCTGAAATAAACCCCCACACGATATCACTTATTGATAAGCAAAGGGAAAGGCACGATTGGAGGGGTTTTATAGTTACTACACCATTATGCACTGCCCAAGGAGCTGCAATTCCATTAGCACCAATATACATGAACTTTAGAATAGATAGTAGCTTGATAACAACTATTCAATCATTGTCTGGTGCTGGCTACCCTGGAATACCTTCGCTAGATGTTGTAGATAATGTATTACCTCTAGGTGACAACTACGATAATAAGACGGTTAAGGAGATTAGTAGGATTTTAAGTGAGACGAAAAGGATGGTGAATGACGATAATGATCTGTCATTAGGTGCAACAACTCATAGAATAGCAACAATTCATGGCCACTATGAGGTAATTTACGTCACTTTTAGAGATGATGTTAGTGTAGAAAAAATCAGAGAGACCCTAGATTCGTTCAGAGGAGAACCGCAGAAATTAAAATTACCAACTGCCCCAGATAAACCAATCCTTTTAACTAATCAAGATGCGAGACCTCAAGTATATTTCGATAGGTGGGCAGGGGATCCACCTGGAATGAGTGTGGTAGTGGGAAGATTAAGCCAAATAAATAGGAGAACTATTAGGTTGGTATCAGTAGTTCACAACACTGTAAGGGGGGCTGCTGGAGGAGGGATATTAGCAGCTGAACTCTTAGTCGAGAAAGGATATATTGATAAAAGGTAACTCTTTTTACTTATCCTTTCTTATTCTACTCTATGAATTTTATTACATTTGCTGAGAAGTTAGGAATTGATCGGGAAGCTGCGATAAAAGTTTATAGACTATTTGATGGTGGTTACTTTGAAAGTTTATACTATACAAAGCCTCCTATTCTTCATAAGCTTAGGGAATGGCCTAGAAAATACTTAAGTAAAAAACTTGTATTAATAAGAAATATTCAATTAAACCAAGCGTTTGAAGCCCTAATATGGGCAGATATAATAGCAATCTATGGGATGTCTTCGAAATTAATTGATAGACCATTCAAATATGATATTTTGGAGAAAAATGTGGAGTACGTATATGAAGAGATTAAAAAGTACTCTCTATCCAATAATTTTACAGATTATCCCATGGCTTTGAGTTTAGATTTTGTTAAGGTAGATTTTTCGCCATTCATAAATGACTTAACCAATAAAAGAAGAGAGGAGATGAAAGCTAGTGATTCAGAAATAATTAATGATATTGCGTATGATAGCAAATTAATGGAAGAAATAAAGGTTAAATATCCTTGGGCTAAGAACGTCAAAAGAGAGAACGCTGTAAGGGCATTTCAGTTATCTGAAAGAGTAAATGAATTTGTAGACTATGTTATACCATATATATATTATTTAGCTGCCTCAAAAACACTTCATTTTGATTATACTCTCATAAGTAATATGATTTCAGATACAATAAAAATAGTTGAAGAAGAAGGAAGTAAGGCAATAAAAGAACAAGAAGTAAGCAGTGAATACCAACGAAAAGTAAGAGAACTTTTCCAACTTATTATTACTACACTTAATTACTTTTAGGTTTATATACTATTTCGGCATAAAGATAATACGTGACAACAAGAGGAAAAGAACAACAGAAAAAGAGAAGATACAGTGAAAGTATCACTGCGTTCAAGAAAGAATTAAAAGCACTGAGCTTTGAGCCAATTTATGGAGAATCAATAAAGGATATCATAGCTAGATTAACGGTAAAAATAGAGGATATTGCAAACCAGTACAAATATGCAGTGGAATTTCCAGAAAAGGCTGAAATAGAGGCTGAAGGAGATGTTTACTATTTCATATATCCTATAACCTTAAAGACGAAGACAGGAAGGAAAAAGATCTATCTTCATGTTCAATATCTCATGTATGATCAAAATCAATGGGCCGGAATGATAACTGGAGTTAAATGAATTTCTTTCTTCTTACCCTTATTAGGATTAAAATAAAGATCGTTATAATATCTAACACAACACCTATAACCAAAATTGAATTATTGCCTAAACTTGGATACCTTGATTTAGCGAAATTATTACCAATTGTTGTGATGTAGTTTACGTTACTACCTATAGTGCTATTTATATTTATTATTTGAGAATTAACTAAACTTACATTTAATGCCCTAGAATTGATTAAGGTAACCGAACCATTGTCAACTATTAGATTACGTATTATACTATTAACAAACGTTGCATTATGTCCAACTATTACAGCATTATCTATGAACTCATTGAAGGCTATAGTACCATTGAATACATGCACATAAACGTATGGCAAGACAACGAATTGACCGGAAGGTGATATTGGATTTATGGATAAGGTATTAATGTTTAGTGTGGCAGGGAAACTCGTAGGAATTCCATCCGCGGATATCCCCTCCACGTAAACATACCAATAACCAGATATACCATAGGTAGAATAGCCCAAGGAATTGGAAGAAGATCCACTAGGGATTTGTAATTGACCAATCCAACTGCCGTTAAAGTATGTTAAAGGAACACTATATTGTAGTTGTAAGTTGTCAAACTGACTAGAAAGATAAGAAGGAAGAATAATCGCGGAAAATGAGCCATACTTGACTTCTGTACCGTTAGGATAAGTAATATTAGCTATTACGTAAATCTGTTGGTTTTGATATGCAATACTGGTATTAGGTATTATTCTAACTTTAACATTAAGTGAGTAAGGTGCGATGTAAATTTGAGTCACACCTATGCCTTCTGCAGTAAAGTTAGAAGTGTTATAAATTGCCTTAGTTGCAACATAATAGTATCCCGGCTTTAATTTTGGCAAGGTAATTTGGGTTATATATATTAAGGTATTCTGATAAGTAATTGCATTAACGGGTTTAGAGTAAACTTCATCACCGGATATATTATAGAAACTTACCGTAACGTTGGGAGATCCTATTGCTAAAGCTTCAGCAAGGATCGTAACGTTTTGACCAGGGGAGACTACAACTGGGTTTGTAAAGACTGGAGGATAGATTGCGTCAAGAATATATATTCCACTAACAAATTCGTCAAAACCAAACACATTCGGTATTTTAATAAAGTAGACTCCACTTACAATATTACTTGGAAACTGATAGACCCCAGTAAGATAACCCAATTCTATTTGGATACCTAAAACGGAAAGGTTTATCACTGGAGTTCTTTGCAATTGAACACTAGAAACAATTGACATTTTATTATCCATCTGGTCATATTTGTATATTATAGCTGTAAGATTTGGAGGATTCTTCACTAGAGAACCATTAGGATAAATAAGTTGAACTACTATAGGAACGGATTCAGGTTCTGGGAATAGCGCAATAGGCGGAAAAACGAATCGAGCCTGATAACCAATAGTAACATAAGTAGACCCATCTAAATTACCCGCTTTTACCACTACTTCTTCTATACCACTTCCTTCTGCAATAAACTCACCAACCCAATAAGTCCCATTAAACGACAATGAGAACTGCTGAACAACAGAACTCCCATTATAAACCATTCCGATTACACTTGAAGGCTTTATTCCAGTAATATTAGCAACTACTTTTACGACTTGCCCATCTAAATATGTACTATTATAAACTGCAACAACAATATTAGGTGAATGCATCACTTTAGGTAATAATTGATATAAATATCCAGCATTTATTGATCCTAAACCAGTTACAGGATTAAGCTCAGAGGAGTTAACGTAATAAGGTGTATTATACCCGAACCTTATAGGTGTTAGTGTGCTTGTATTTCTTAGCTCATAAAGGTAAGAATTTACAAATCCTAGCTTACCATAATCTTGAGTCATTAAGTCAATGATCCCGCTAACTATTGGTGTAGCTAATGATGTACCTCCAACTAGGTAGGTTTGGTTGTAGTAATATAAGATAAAGGCACCAGTATACGGGTTAGCATCAGCTACAACATCTGGGACTAATCTAAAACCGCTAATGGCTTGGTACCAAGGAGATGGAAACAATGTACTATATCCACCAGTAGAAGCTCCTAATACGCTTTCACCGCTCCACGCTGTCTCCATAGTCTTATTCCCAGATATATAAACAGAAGAACCACCCACTGCTAAAACATAAGGTATAGAAGCTGGAAATATTACGGAACCTTGAGGAGCTAAGAAGTAGTTATAACCATTTCCGCCCGCATCACCAGATGCTGCAGTGAAAGTAATTCCCTCTACCTCACCTAGCCAATATTCATACATTAACGAATTGACATATGAAAGAGGAATTAGACCTAAATCTACGTAAAGTTCGGGTATACCAAAACTTTGCGATAATACGTTTACCTCATCTTGTTGAATTATATATGCTATAATTGCAGGAAGAGGAACATTTGGATTGGCAACATATAAAACAATTCCGGCATCAGGAGCTACAATATGAGCGTACTCAACATCTAAAGAAATCTCCATTGCCCAACCTGTTGAGATACCATCATTAGGATTATAAGCTCCTATAGGGACGATTTTAAAGAATGGAGGATTAGAAATATTATACTGTTTGTCAAATTCTTGTAATTGTTCCTGTATGTAGGGGTCGCCGTAGAAGTCCAATATGCCTATAGCGGTGCCTTTTCCAGTTATATTATGGACATATAACCAGCTAATATTATAAGCATTGAGTAATTGACTAGGCCTTAACGCGTTATATGCAACCGCTTGTGTAATGTTATAAAATGTTGTAGGCTTATTTAGAATTAGCGAAGTAAT is a genomic window containing:
- a CDS encoding class I SAM-dependent methyltransferase, yielding MSDEWIKIFESDFYVREMIKVWDEGEKWANWIDEVVNKYKLEKKVLDVPCGIGRVSYFLANRGYKVTGIDISERMISMARANIQNGKFIVGDMRKIKEIIGNEKYDLVINIYNSLGYYSEEDDLKILESLRNSTRKILVINLDNRDYIIYNRPNEYYTYIPPYLVYSKVDFEQETSRLLIYRKYYINDKEVGEITYKQRLYSIHEILALLKKAGLQPVEVLSGYSWKKFSIMDPEMTIIATPA
- the asd gene encoding aspartate-semialdehyde dehydrogenase, which gives rise to MRRTLKAAILGSTGLVGIEYVRMLANHPYIKVGYLAGKGSVGKPYEEVVRWQTVGQVPKEITDMEVKPTDPKLMDDVDIIFSPLPQGAAGPVEEEFAKHGFPVISNSPDHRFDPDVPLLIPEINPHTISLIDKQRERHDWRGFIVTTPLCTAQGAAIPLAPIYMNFRIDSSLITTIQSLSGAGYPGIPSLDVVDNVLPLGDNYDNKTVKEISRILSETKRMVNDDNDLSLGATTHRIATIHGHYEVIYVTFRDDVSVEKIRETLDSFRGEPQKLKLPTAPDKPILLTNQDARPQVYFDRWAGDPPGMSVVVGRLSQINRRTIRLVSVVHNTVRGAAGGGILAAELLVEKGYIDKR
- a CDS encoding S53 family peptidase, with translation MTWSIFLMILALSGVVLPLTMTNINNQPISTLSPNYYLTVAIVFPPSNLPLLQQYVQEHVILNQSQLEKLFVPTQEISKTLSQLRQSNISTTSYMNVILASGTVSQLERALNGKFYVYEFNGKRFYEFAGSPVISNAIVIGTNITSLILNKPTTFYNITQAVAYNALRPSQLLNAYNISWLYVHNITGKGTAIGILDFYGDPYIQEQLQEFDKQYNISNPPFFKIVPIGAYNPNDGISTGWAMEISLDVEYAHIVAPDAGIVLYVANPNVPLPAIIAYIIQQDEVNVLSQSFGIPELYVDLGLIPLSYVNSLMYEYWLGEVEGITFTAASGDAGGNGYNYFLAPQGSVIFPASIPYVLAVGGSSVYISGNKTMETAWSGESVLGASTGGYSTLFPSPWYQAISGFRLVPDVVADANPYTGAFILYYYNQTYLVGGTSLATPIVSGIIDLMTQDYGKLGFVNSYLYELRNTSTLTPIRFGYNTPYYVNSSELNPVTGLGSINAGYLYQLLPKVMHSPNIVVAVYNSTYLDGQVVKVVANITGIKPSSVIGMVYNGSSVVQQFSLSFNGTYWVGEFIAEGSGIEEVVVKAGNLDGSTYVTIGYQARFVFPPIALFPEPESVPIVVQLIYPNGSLVKNPPNLTAIIYKYDQMDNKMSIVSSVQLQRTPVINLSVLGIQIELGYLTGVYQFPSNIVSGVYFIKIPNVFGFDEFVSGIYILDAIYPPVFTNPVVVSPGQNVTILAEALAIGSPNVTVSFYNISGDEVYSKPVNAITYQNTLIYITQITLPKLKPGYYYVATKAIYNTSNFTAEGIGVTQIYIAPYSLNVKVRIIPNTSIAYQNQQIYVIANITYPNGTEVKYGSFSAIILPSYLSSQFDNLQLQYSVPLTYFNGSWIGQLQIPSGSSSNSLGYSTYGISGYWYVYVEGISADGIPTSFPATLNINTLSINPISPSGQFVVLPYVYVHVFNGTIAFNEFIDNAVIVGHNATFVNSIIRNLIVDNGSVTLINSRALNVSLVNSQIININSTIGSNVNYITTIGNNFAKSRYPSLGNNSILVIGVVLDIITIFILILIRVRRKKFI